In Oncorhynchus keta strain PuntledgeMale-10-30-2019 chromosome 19, Oket_V2, whole genome shotgun sequence, a single genomic region encodes these proteins:
- the LOC118398082 gene encoding uncharacterized protein LOC118398082 isoform X3 — MGLKSQDPLPPTSNLTSGQVGSFQKVEPKTLGAVQIIIGCLVLCLSASVLQLHEIHFTGDVAVLLIVVLQLILSGSVLVHAGRKPSLFWVKCTLVLHLISAAFSTAALGLMSKHLPYRQDSYHCEHCRRLELHAVLLIDGIIGTLVIFLILELLICITAMLFGLSVLASSGGMQSSSGTQRPAYPQTRPPAGPPAVQAAASQQVAVVVTEPDSDQVEEVSTPPTDPQVEPIEAAEP; from the exons ATGGGCCTCAAAAGCCAGGACCCCCTGCCTCCCACTAGCAATCTCACCTCAGGACAAGTGGGCTCCTTCCAGAAGGTGGAGCCTAAAACCTTGGGG GCCGTCCAGATCATCATCGGGTGTCTTGTCCTCTGCCTGAGCGCCTCTGTGTTGCAGCTCCACGAGATCCACTTCACTGGTGATGTCGCTGTCCTTTTGATTGTTGTCTTACAG CTCATCCTGTCTGGGTCGGTCCTTGTCCACGCGGGCAGGAAGCCTTCTCTCTTTTGG GTGAAATGTACCCTGGTGCTGCACTTGATTAGTGCTGCCTTCTCCACGGCTGCTCTGGGCCTGATGTCCAAACACCTGCCCTACCGCCAGGACTCCTACCACTGTGAACACTGCCGGAGACTGGAGCTGCATGCTGTG CTCCTGATTGACGGCATCATAGGTACTCTGGTTATCTTCCTTATTCTGGAGCTGCTCATCTGCATCACAGCCATGCTGTTTGGCCTCAGTGTGCTGGCCTCAAGTGGTGGAATGCAG tcatccaGTGGAACTCAGCGCCCAGCCTACCCCCAGACTCGCCCCCCAGCAGGTCCCCCTGCTGTGCAGGCTGCAGCATCTCAG cAGGTGGCCGTTGTTGTCACTGAACCCGATTCCGACCAGGTAGAGGAGGTCTCCACTCCCCCCACTGACCCACAGGTGGAGCCCATCGAGGCGGCTGAGCCCTAA
- the LOC118398082 gene encoding uncharacterized protein LOC118398082 isoform X4, with translation MGLKSQDPLPPTSNLTSGQVGSFQKVEPKTLGAVQIIIGCLVLCLSASVLQLHEIHFTGDVAVLLIVVLQLILSGSVLVHAGRKPSLFWVKCTLVLHLISAAFSTAALGLMSKHLPYRQDSYHCEHCRRLELHAVLLIDGIIGTLVIFLILELLICITAMLFGLSVLASSGGMQSSSGTQRPAYPQTRPPAGPPAVQAAASQVAVVVTEPDSDQVEEVSTPPTDPQVEPIEAAEP, from the exons ATGGGCCTCAAAAGCCAGGACCCCCTGCCTCCCACTAGCAATCTCACCTCAGGACAAGTGGGCTCCTTCCAGAAGGTGGAGCCTAAAACCTTGGGG GCCGTCCAGATCATCATCGGGTGTCTTGTCCTCTGCCTGAGCGCCTCTGTGTTGCAGCTCCACGAGATCCACTTCACTGGTGATGTCGCTGTCCTTTTGATTGTTGTCTTACAG CTCATCCTGTCTGGGTCGGTCCTTGTCCACGCGGGCAGGAAGCCTTCTCTCTTTTGG GTGAAATGTACCCTGGTGCTGCACTTGATTAGTGCTGCCTTCTCCACGGCTGCTCTGGGCCTGATGTCCAAACACCTGCCCTACCGCCAGGACTCCTACCACTGTGAACACTGCCGGAGACTGGAGCTGCATGCTGTG CTCCTGATTGACGGCATCATAGGTACTCTGGTTATCTTCCTTATTCTGGAGCTGCTCATCTGCATCACAGCCATGCTGTTTGGCCTCAGTGTGCTGGCCTCAAGTGGTGGAATGCAG tcatccaGTGGAACTCAGCGCCCAGCCTACCCCCAGACTCGCCCCCCAGCAGGTCCCCCTGCTGTGCAGGCTGCAGCATCTCAG GTGGCCGTTGTTGTCACTGAACCCGATTCCGACCAGGTAGAGGAGGTCTCCACTCCCCCCACTGACCCACAGGTGGAGCCCATCGAGGCGGCTGAGCCCTAA
- the LOC118398083 gene encoding hepatoma-derived growth factor-like gives MPRSNRQKEYKPGDLVFAKMKGYPHWPARINELPEGVVKSPSNKYQVFFFGTHETAFLGPKDLFPYEEGKEKFGKPTKRKGFSEGLWEIENNPTVIHEPVGYEPAKKETPAEGAVEAGGAQKGDAEGSSDEDEGTLVIDEKNDKGVAKRKAGGSSESSPKRPKDTEGKGDSKVDSKKSDSELKLNDKAGHKPTELSSAPGESKPPTEGQLTSEKPVTDSA, from the exons ATGCCGAGGTCGAATAGGCAAAAAGAGTATAAGCCTGGGGATCTCGTGTTTGCGAAAATGAAGGGTTATCCACATTGGCCCGCGAGG ATTAACGAGTTACCCGAAGGAGTGGTCAAGTCCCCCTCCAACAAGTACCAAGTGTTCTTCTTTGGGACACATGAGAC GGCATTCCTGGGTCCCAAGGACCTGTTCCCTTATGAGGAGGGCAAGGAGAAGTTTGGCAAGCCCACCAAGAGGAAAGGCTTCAGCGAGGGTCTCTGGGAAATTGAGAACAACCCTACAGTGATACACGAACCCGTGGGCTATGAG CCAGCAAAGAAGGAGACTCCAGCAGAGGGGGCGGTGGAGGCAGGAGGGGCACAAAAGGGGGATGCAGAAGGAAGCAGTGACGAGGACGAAGGGACCCTTGTCATCGATGAGAAGAATGACAAGGGAGTGGCCAAGAGGAAAGCTGGGGGTTCCAGCGAG AGCTCTCCTAAACGACCTAAGGACACAGAGGGCAAAGGTGACTCGAAGGTGGATAGTAAGAAGTCTGACAGTGAGCTGAAGCTTAATGACAAGGCAGGGCATAAGCCCACTGAGCTCTCTTCTGCGCCGGGTGAATCAAAACCACCGACCGAGGGCCAACTAACATCAGAGAAG CCTGTGACGGACAGTGCTTAA
- the LOC118398082 gene encoding uncharacterized protein LOC118398082 isoform X1, whose product MGLKSQDPLPPTSNLTSGQVGSFQKVEPKTLGAVQIIIGCLVLCLSASVLQLHEIHFTGDVAVLLIVVLQLILSGSVLVHAGRKPSLFWVKCTLVLHLISAAFSTAALGLMSKHLPYRQDSYHCEHCRRLELHAVQHCFRKCTGLIEMKCKLLIDGIIGTLVIFLILELLICITAMLFGLSVLASSGGMQSSSGTQRPAYPQTRPPAGPPAVQAAASQQVAVVVTEPDSDQVEEVSTPPTDPQVEPIEAAEP is encoded by the exons ATGGGCCTCAAAAGCCAGGACCCCCTGCCTCCCACTAGCAATCTCACCTCAGGACAAGTGGGCTCCTTCCAGAAGGTGGAGCCTAAAACCTTGGGG GCCGTCCAGATCATCATCGGGTGTCTTGTCCTCTGCCTGAGCGCCTCTGTGTTGCAGCTCCACGAGATCCACTTCACTGGTGATGTCGCTGTCCTTTTGATTGTTGTCTTACAG CTCATCCTGTCTGGGTCGGTCCTTGTCCACGCGGGCAGGAAGCCTTCTCTCTTTTGG GTGAAATGTACCCTGGTGCTGCACTTGATTAGTGCTGCCTTCTCCACGGCTGCTCTGGGCCTGATGTCCAAACACCTGCCCTACCGCCAGGACTCCTACCACTGTGAACACTGCCGGAGACTGGAGCTGCATGCTGTG CAACATTGTTTCAGGAAATGCACTGGGCTGATCGAAATGAAATGTAAA CTCCTGATTGACGGCATCATAGGTACTCTGGTTATCTTCCTTATTCTGGAGCTGCTCATCTGCATCACAGCCATGCTGTTTGGCCTCAGTGTGCTGGCCTCAAGTGGTGGAATGCAG tcatccaGTGGAACTCAGCGCCCAGCCTACCCCCAGACTCGCCCCCCAGCAGGTCCCCCTGCTGTGCAGGCTGCAGCATCTCAG cAGGTGGCCGTTGTTGTCACTGAACCCGATTCCGACCAGGTAGAGGAGGTCTCCACTCCCCCCACTGACCCACAGGTGGAGCCCATCGAGGCGGCTGAGCCCTAA
- the LOC118398082 gene encoding uncharacterized protein LOC118398082 isoform X2, translating to MGLKSQDPLPPTSNLTSGQVGSFQKVEPKTLGAVQIIIGCLVLCLSASVLQLHEIHFTGDVAVLLIVVLQLILSGSVLVHAGRKPSLFWVKCTLVLHLISAAFSTAALGLMSKHLPYRQDSYHCEHCRRLELHAVQHCFRKCTGLIEMKCKLLIDGIIGTLVIFLILELLICITAMLFGLSVLASSGGMQSSSGTQRPAYPQTRPPAGPPAVQAAASQVAVVVTEPDSDQVEEVSTPPTDPQVEPIEAAEP from the exons ATGGGCCTCAAAAGCCAGGACCCCCTGCCTCCCACTAGCAATCTCACCTCAGGACAAGTGGGCTCCTTCCAGAAGGTGGAGCCTAAAACCTTGGGG GCCGTCCAGATCATCATCGGGTGTCTTGTCCTCTGCCTGAGCGCCTCTGTGTTGCAGCTCCACGAGATCCACTTCACTGGTGATGTCGCTGTCCTTTTGATTGTTGTCTTACAG CTCATCCTGTCTGGGTCGGTCCTTGTCCACGCGGGCAGGAAGCCTTCTCTCTTTTGG GTGAAATGTACCCTGGTGCTGCACTTGATTAGTGCTGCCTTCTCCACGGCTGCTCTGGGCCTGATGTCCAAACACCTGCCCTACCGCCAGGACTCCTACCACTGTGAACACTGCCGGAGACTGGAGCTGCATGCTGTG CAACATTGTTTCAGGAAATGCACTGGGCTGATCGAAATGAAATGTAAA CTCCTGATTGACGGCATCATAGGTACTCTGGTTATCTTCCTTATTCTGGAGCTGCTCATCTGCATCACAGCCATGCTGTTTGGCCTCAGTGTGCTGGCCTCAAGTGGTGGAATGCAG tcatccaGTGGAACTCAGCGCCCAGCCTACCCCCAGACTCGCCCCCCAGCAGGTCCCCCTGCTGTGCAGGCTGCAGCATCTCAG GTGGCCGTTGTTGTCACTGAACCCGATTCCGACCAGGTAGAGGAGGTCTCCACTCCCCCCACTGACCCACAGGTGGAGCCCATCGAGGCGGCTGAGCCCTAA